In Penaeus vannamei isolate JL-2024 chromosome 15, ASM4276789v1, whole genome shotgun sequence, the following are encoded in one genomic region:
- the LOC113816087 gene encoding dickkopf-related protein 3-like — protein sequence MAQGLSWLFRRHNVRDLSGGRHNYRQLATDQPFSYYKHLRLCTNDRVCGRGQFCDQHYGVCRDHMTEGHECRRDAMCEGGYACMFGLCQKRIKRGREGARCRKERDCGAGMCCARRHGEQVCQRRVPLGHKCYVPEGGLDYSMNQLCPCESGLVCKYTAQQPPSRHQLMALMSAHEDMRCAAPSHRVD from the exons ATGGCACAAGGACTTTCCTGGCTCTTCAGACGCCATAATGTTCGCGACCTCAGTGGCGGCCGTCACAACTACCGTCAACTGGCGACAGATCAACCCTTCAGCTACTATAAACATCTG CGTCTGTGCACCAACGACCGCGTGTGTGGGCGCGGCCAGTTCTGCGACCAGCACTACGGCGTGTGTCGGGACCACATGACGGAGGGACACGAGTGTCGTCGGGACGCCATGTGTGAGGGCGGATACGCCTGCATGTTCGGCCTGTGCCAAAAGCGCATCaagcgtgggcgtgagggcgccaGGTGCCGCAAGGAGCGGGATTGTGGAGCAGGGATGTGCTGCGCCCGTCGCCATGGAGAGCAGGTGTGTCAGCGGCGTGTGCCGTTGGGCCACAAGTGCTACGTCCCTGAGGGCGGCCTCGACTACTCCATGAACCAGCTTTGTCCGTGCGAGAGCGGCCTTGTGTGCAAATACACGGCTCAACAGCCTCCTTCCAGGCACCAGCTCATGGCCCTCATGTCGGCGCACGAGGACATGCGCTGCGCAGCGCCCTCGCACCGCGTCGACTGA